Below is a genomic region from Prunus persica cultivar Lovell chromosome G3, Prunus_persica_NCBIv2, whole genome shotgun sequence.
GTCCGAGTCCAACATTCGATTCCGATTCGCCGTCCTccgatcttcttcctcatcttcGTAGTAATAGTCGTCATCGTACTGCAGCTGAGCCGCAGCCGCCGATCCGTAGCCCCTCCGGGCCGGAAGGCCGAGGCCGCGGCGAGTTAGCTGAGATGCAACGAGCTGGAGGCGGCTGAGTACGGCCATGGTGGCGGCCAGCGCTAGCTAATGCACAGTTTGTCTAGGGTTttagggaaagagagagagagagagagaggcttttggtttttggggAGGAGACAGACGAGGGGTTTTGTTAATGTGAGTGACTCAATGCGGTTGGTTGGTGCATGGTCTAATTACGTTTGATGCCACTCTTGTAACTCTTTGATTATAGTGTGGGGAAAATCTACGTGTCAACATCTCACAAGCCCTCTCCGCTGGTACTGGTTGTAGACAATTAGGGCTCGAAAGTAGGAGACCCACGTGTTGAATGTTGAGCTGGAGTAGTCCACAGATAGTGGAGGGTATGGTTGGTGATGAGTGCCACGTGGATGGTGTCTCTGCTGTCAATGCTTCCATTGGAGTAGAACAAGAAGTGCTGTCTGTTACCGAGCCACGTTGCAAGATTGCAACCAAGGAAACAGGTTACCCTCTGTTAAACTTAACAGCTTCTCGTCCATTTTTCACGAGGATGGATGGATGggcctttttttaatataccACAACATATTTATGGGCCTCTCCCCAAATTAAATTGTTGGGCCTCGAAAACAAGTAGACGGAAagggaaaagaataaaaattgaaaaccaacTGAACACTTACGGTGGGGTTGAGATATTTTGCTTTTAGAAAAGAGTCTTAACGACTCACGAGTGAGAATTTATCTTTGCTTCTGCAATGAAAAAGATAAATGTTAATTATGCTTTGGCTCTGTTTCTGTTTTGCTAATAACTTTTTCTTCACTTGTAGTGATGGAATGgaagattatatatatatatatatatatatatgttgaacAAGTGTTGTATTTCCTTCACGCTCAGTGCTCACACAAGAAAATAGCAGCAGCACTCATCATTTTTGTTGATCTCTTCCTCTCTGAAGGCCCTTTTTGGGTGTGCTGAATCATCTTCTTCTAACGTCCACCGCAGCATTTGTTTAAAATCCAGGTACTTATGCCCATTTTATCTCAAGTTTTTGGTCTGCTCCAGTCTCTGTCTGAAATTGTAGATCATCAAAGCATACTTAATGAGATTGATTACCTCAATCTCTTCTTTAGATCAGATGAAATGATATATTAGATAGATACGGTTAAGGTTATCTTTTTCAAACATCCTCTCATGCATGCAATCTGTCATCATCCTCTCATCTCATGCATGCTTAAATAGAGCTATTGGATCAATTTTGTTTTAGCATTAATCATTTCAGgacaattattttcacagaTTGGGAGCATATATCTATTCTATAGTCATGGAAAATTACAGTTACTCTAGTTACCCTGGTGGTGATAGTACATCGATTCTTATAGACGATGGCACTGCTGAAGAATTGAGAAACACCATAACAAAAAATCTTCTTGGCGATTCACCCTTGCCTGCTCATTGCTGCATCTTCAGAGTTCCCGAGTTGATTCGGAGACAAAAAAAAGCGGCCTATGAACCTGACATAGTCTCAATCGGGCCATTCCACCGAGGCTGCGGCGAAAAGTTCCAACTCATGGAAAAAGTAAAACGGTGGTATTTACAGTGCCTTCTCTCATCACGCACTGATATAAGTTTGGATAGTTTGATCAAAGGCATCATGGAGTTGGGCAGAAGGGCCCGTGATTGTTATGCAGACCCGTTGGAGCATCTCAGTCAAAAAGACTTCGTACAAATGATGATACTTGATGGTTGCTTCTTGTTAGAACTATTCCGAAAGGAACTTTGGGATTATCTACAAGATGAAAACGACCCCGTTTTCAACCTGTCTTGTATGCTGGAGTATCTGTACCATGACCTTCTGCTGCTAGAAAACCAGCTCCCTTGGTTTGTGCTGGAGCGTTTATACAACCTAACCGCCAATAACACTAGCCAAACAAGTGCCTCCCTCACTAAACTTGTGCTCAACTTCTTCAAACAATCCGTGTTCGATGATCAGATTTCCGACCTCAATCTCAATCTCCCATTTGAGATTTTGCACATACTCGATCTGATAAGAACCGTGACCGTTGTTCCATTCAAGAATTTGGAATCTCAGAAGAAGGAAGAGCGTgtggaagaacaagaagagcgGAAAAACGAGCCAGAATTTCCACAACGGATCCCAAATGCAACAACTCTTTCGGAGGCAGGTGTTCAGTTCAGAAGAAGCAAAAACACCCCAGACTGCATAATGAACATAGAGTTCGACTTCAAAAATGGGGTATTCACAATCCCACCGCTGGGAATTGACGAGAAGACAGGGCCACTGTTCAGGAACCTCATCGCCTTCGAACAATGCCACCACAGTCGCCTGCACAAGATAACATCGTACGCGGTTTTGATGGACAACCTCATCGACACGAACAAGGATGTAGAGCTTCTTCGTGAGAGAGGAATATTGGCGAATTGGTTGAGCCCTGAAGATGCCGCCCAGTTCTTCAACGAGCTTTACAATGACACAACtgtcattggattttactACAGAGGTCTCTGCAATGATGTGAATAAATATTACAACACTGACTGGAACAAGTGGATGGAAAAACTGAAGCGTGACTATTTTTCTACTCCATGGGCCGTCATTTCTTTCATCGCCGCCTTTATCCTGCTGGTCCTCACCCTAGTGCAGACCGCATATACAATTCACCCTATCAACGGTTAATAAGCAAGCTTGGATATATGTAATCTAAATAAGCTTTGATGCCGCCCAGTTTGTCTAGGGTCTTTAATTTCTGAAGCTCTGGAAAATTCTGGAAACTAGCCGGATATTTTATAGTCTCTGTAGaaccagcagcagcagccttGCTAGTAATATCTATCTAGAACTACTCTTTGCCGGACTTGCCGACCATGGCCTGGCCGGTTTGTCTTCATTCttccaaattttaatttgaattgtttggaaagaaaaaaccaaacgAGCAGTCATTTTTATCAAATATTTTGGGCGCCAGTGGGTACagaaaaacgaaaacaaaGAGAATATAACTTGAAGGAAGTTGCTTGCTACTTTCATGATGAAttaatgttcttttctttcgGGTGATTGAGGCAGTTTTGACGGTTGGCTGGCAGTGGGCCCATCTATTTCCTTCGAGAGAACTTTGAATTGAAGAtggtaattaatatataatttgtacACCTTAGTAGAAAAACTGGTTTCTGAGATTCCTTTTATAAACAGAACAGGGTTTTGGTTGGTCAAGAAGAGTAGGGTCTTCCACACGTATTTACGAAACTACCCAGGACTTACACACCAGCCTTTGGTCAACCACGACACGCGGCATTGTTTGTGGCCATATAAACTCTGCTCTTACGTGCATTGTAAAAAGAAGACTAGTGCTTGCTTCCTGTAGAATAAAAATTTGATCCAAGTGAATTAATGGACAAAGTGGCACAATATGAGCGCGTTTTCAATCACTTTGATGCAAATGGAGATGGCAAAATATCACCTTTGGAGCTACAACAATGTGTCCGGGCAATCGGCGGAGAGCTGTCGTTGACAGAGGCAGAGGTGGCAGTGGAGCACCTGGACTCAGATGGAGATGGGCTGCTGTGTTTGGATGACTTTGTCAAGTTTGTTGACGGcggaagagaagaagagaaggtgaATGATTTGAAGGAGGCGTTTAACATGTACGTGATGGATGATGGGTGTGGGTTTAGTTGCATTACACCCAAGAGCCTTAAGAGGATGCTGAGTAGACTTGGAGAGTCCAAGAGCGTTGATGACTGCAAGGTCATGATTTCCAGATTTGATCTCAATGGTGATGGGGTCCTCAATTTTGATGAGTTTAAGGTCATGATGTTGTGATCCATGCAGTAGTACTATGGTTACCTTTCCCGTGTCTGGGATTAGATTAGATTGGGTAATCGACCATATTtatgtagtgtgtgtgtgtgtatatatatatatatatatatatatgtttttatgtttttgcttagcttttgtaattttttcattcattaGTAGTTTATTTACGATTCCTTTATGGCTTTAGGACCTGCTTTTCAGCCAATCCTAACTTGAGACAGAGATAAGACAGAGATAAATATTGCAAGGATTTAGTTGATTAATATTAGAGGGAGATTCTTATCATCCCtggtatgttttttttttaatacaagtgatagtctaaactatatcGGGGAGCGGGGCTTTTCACACACAAAGTATCGATGTGCCATAGaagttcgaacttgagaccacTGATATGCAAGTTAAGGCCCTTTTTCACTGGGCTTGAACCCGTTGGCATCATCATCTCTGATTTTACACAACAATACAACACAACCCAACACAATCCAACATGTTGCAATTAAGCTTTGGTTCGATTAAGTAGCAGTGCAATTTATTTATTCCTTCCTTTTTGGGAAGGAGGCATTCATACTTCCTTCATATCACAGtttgatatatatacaaaaataattcattaaaaacactaaaaaaaaattctctacATACATGTGAACATGTGACTGGCAGAAAAGTAACAGCTTCTCCTTCCAagtattttcctttatttatttcaggaaACATAGATGCATGATACAGAGGAGAAAACCtgctctttatttattttcctatcAGATTCTTGCCCACATATACATAGAGGAAGAAGGAGAGTATTATATAAACCTTACCAAAACGCCAAGACAAGAAACCTAAGacaaattaaaacatttaGAACATATATAGCTACAAACATGTCTATTGTTTGGATCCTAAACGcgcactttaatatttatggtGGGGTtgagtattttattttgctttaaGTATACATTCTTAAAGAGTGAGAATCTTTGTTTGCTTCTGCCATGAAAAAGATAAATGTTAATTATGCTTGGCTCTCTTTATGTTTTGCTTGTGCACGTTAAAATATAACTTGTTTTTCACATGTGGTGATGgaagattatatatatgagcACCAGAGCAGCCCCGGAAAATTCTAataaaatagcagcactcattttttattataaaaaaggtGATACCGGACCAATAGGGAGCTTTTATAGAGAATATTTTTGAATGAGTTTCAAAAAGAGAGCATTGTTGAATTAAACATTGGAGCTGGGGACAAAGCTGCCTATTTCCCTAAGATTTATGGCGGTGTTGAGTATTTTGCTTTAAGATAAGAGTATGGTAGGGCCGTTCCTGAAATTTTGAGGGCCCTGTGCAAAACTTAAATGGGAGCCCTCACATCATCTAATATGAAAACatttatgataaaaaaaaaatttgccgTGACTTAATACcataagataatttttttaataactaaaattcatcATCAATTAGCATGCAATGGCAATCATAAatcaaattcacaaaaattttaatgtttcaatttgagaaaaaggaagaggaacaagaagacaagaactttttttgttttgttttgagtggtTGAAAACATacacaacaaatttttttggttgattggAGAAAGCTTGTATATATtgccttc
It encodes:
- the LOC18782616 gene encoding UPF0481 protein At3g47200 yields the protein MENYSYSSYPGGDSTSILIDDGTAEELRNTITKNLLGDSPLPAHCCIFRVPELIRRQKKAAYEPDIVSIGPFHRGCGEKFQLMEKVKRWYLQCLLSSRTDISLDSLIKGIMELGRRARDCYADPLEHLSQKDFVQMMILDGCFLLELFRKELWDYLQDENDPVFNLSCMLEYLYHDLLLLENQLPWFVLERLYNLTANNTSQTSASLTKLVLNFFKQSVFDDQISDLNLNLPFEILHILDLIRTVTVVPFKNLESQKKEERVEEQEERKNEPEFPQRIPNATTLSEAGVQFRRSKNTPDCIMNIEFDFKNGVFTIPPLGIDEKTGPLFRNLIAFEQCHHSRLHKITSYAVLMDNLIDTNKDVELLRERGILANWLSPEDAAQFFNELYNDTTVIGFYYRGLCNDVNKYYNTDWNKWMEKLKRDYFSTPWAVISFIAAFILLVLTLVQTAYTIHPING
- the LOC18784053 gene encoding calcium-binding protein CML38, which codes for MDKVAQYERVFNHFDANGDGKISPLELQQCVRAIGGELSLTEAEVAVEHLDSDGDGLLCLDDFVKFVDGGREEEKVNDLKEAFNMYVMDDGCGFSCITPKSLKRMLSRLGESKSVDDCKVMISRFDLNGDGVLNFDEFKVMML